The Eublepharis macularius isolate TG4126 chromosome 12, MPM_Emac_v1.0, whole genome shotgun sequence genomic sequence TGCAAATCTTCTACTGTCATTATAAGGGAGCATTGTCTGCAACGTCCACACTTATATACCCCCTTTGGTAATCCCGTGTTACTCTCAGTGTCACGAATTAAATCCGAGTGTATCAACTGGTCCTTGATGTTTCGAGTCCTCCTGAAGGCTATCAGTGGGGGGGTTTCACAACCCGGGATATCATTAACAAGTGGCCAATGTTTCAGGATCGCCCGTCTGATTGCGTTGGCTTTTTCACTGTAATTGAAAACCCCCACAATGCGGTTCTCCATCGTTCGTCCCCTTGGTCTAAATAAATCCTCCCTGACTGCTTCATCTGCACGGCGCCTTGCCTGAAGTAGTACCCTGTCTGGGTATCCCCATTGTTTCAGACGTTCTTGTAGCACATCACTTTGACAGATATAGTCTGCATTCCTAGTGGAGTTTCTTTTAAGTCGCAAGAATTGTCCAAACGGTAAATTTGCCCTTAGATGTCCTGGGTGGAAGGATCTGTAGTGAAGTAATGAGTTcttatctgtttgttttttaaagggtttTACTGCCAAGGTACCGTCCTCCCCCTTGTATACTGTCACGTCCAGATAGTTTACACAATCCCTACTTGCATTCCAAGTAAATTTAATATTGGGATGTACACTATTCATCCATTCTCCCAGCTGCTGGATATTAACATTTTCATTAGTCACTAGGAAGAGATCGTCAATAAAACGGACGAATATGATGATATCTTTCCAAAATGGATTAGTTATAGGGTTGCAAAAATAATTCCTTTCTAATTGTCCCATGAAGAGATTCGCTATGCATGGTGCCGCAGAGCATCCCATTGCTACCCCTCGAAGCTGGAGAAAAAATTGATCTTCTACTCTAAAGTAGTTATTTTCCAGTATTATCTCCAAGAGTGATATTAGAAAAAAGGTAGGTGGATGCATATGTTCCCTCTGATCTAAAGTTTCCATCACCACCAGGCGTGCCTCTTCATGCGGAATGTTAGTATACAATGAGGCGACATCCAATGTTGCTAATATTGCTCCTGTTGGCAGTTGAAAACCCTCAAACCTCCTAATAAAGTCGCCTGTGTCCAGTAGAAAAGACGGTAATCTTCTTACAAAAtcctgaagaaaaaaatccaaatatttaGACAGAATAAGAATAAGGTACTAGAGGCTcctttagtccaacactctttgaaaaagaactctgGAAACGGACCATAtgtggatctggaccgtccgttagaggaaTTCAGTCACAGAATTAACAACTTATACCACAAGGATCAGCACACGATCTGTGACacacacagtgtctggaatttacTTTGGACTGTATCGACTTTGTAACTGACAAATAGGCAATTTGTATTCTGTATGCAagaagtagtgtcataggatatTGGAAGTATTTGCACTTTAGTTATTACAATTGTAGCATATTAAGCACAAGACACTTTAATCTATTTATATACAGGATACATGGAATGTTTGCATAATTAAGGTTATAGGTAGTTACAATACGTGATGCAGTTCTTGTTTGTAGTATGAGAAATGAATTGAATTTGTTTACTATATCCCCCATGTATTGACaatcaaataattctggaaactatatattaaatatcatgggctgaacccagcacaggttctttcaaactgacagcctctgttttcctgctgccctgggcagaaagaaaacgggggctgtcagtttcacaaagCCGGCACAAGCTTCAGCCCATGCACTGAACCCAACACGGGGTCTGTCAAATTGACACCCATCATTTTCCTGCCGCCCTGGGAGAAAATAGAATGGGGGCTGTTATTTTCACAGACTCTgtgccagcttcagcccatgagTTGAACCTggtgtggggtgtgtgaaactgacagcccttgtTTTTCTGCCACCCTGGATGGGAATAGAAcgggggctgtcaatttcacggACCCTGTGCCGGCTTCAGGCCATGGGCCAAACCCAGCACAGGGTGTTTGAAAATAACAACCTTGTTTTCCTGCCACTCCCCAGTGGCAGGAGATGGGGGATGTCATCTTCACACACCTCACACTGGCTtctgcccatgggctgaacctgctGCAggatgtgtgaaactgacagccggttctcctgtcccctcctataCTGCACACAGCCCATGgcctgaacccagtgcagggtgtttgaaactgacagcccccgttttcctgccatcctgGGGAGAAATAAAACGGAGGctttcagtttcacagatcctgtcccggcttcagcccatgggttgAACCTGGTGTGtgtgagtgaaactgacaacccCTGTTTTCCTGCCACCCTGGGTGAAAAtagaacaggggctgtcagtttcatgaACCCCATGCTGGCTTCAGGCCATGGGCCAAACCCAGCACAGGTTGTTTGAAAATGATAACCCTGTTTTCCTGCCACTCCCTGGTGGCAGGAGACAGGGAATATCATCTTCGCAtaccccacactggcttctgcccatgggctgaacctgctGCAggatgtgtgaaactgacagcctgttctcctgtcctctgagtggcaggagaacgagaaccatcagcttcactcaccccacgccAGCCTTATCCCATGGGCTCAACCCAttgtggggtctgtcaaactgaaagCTGCCGTTCTCCTCCCACTTGGGtggcagaacagggctgtcagtttcactcgccccgcgctgggttcagccgatgggctgaaaccagcatggggtgtgtgaaactgacagccccgttctccagCCACTGGCCGGCAGCAGGAAAATGGGGCGGTCAACTTCACACACgctgcaccggcttcagcccatgtgctgaagccagtgcaggatgtgtgaaactgacagcacccttctcctgctgctcgttGGCAGCAGGGGAGCAGGGCTTTCAGTTTCACTCACCTTTCAGTGGCGCCAGCCTGTCCTGGGTCACGAACTACTCACAAATCACACGAACCACTCACAAATCGCACAAACGGTGCCAAAAAAGTCATGGGGGTTCATTTGCACGTGGTCGCACGAACTTTGTGTTATGAACCACGAATTAGCcaggtttgtgtgtttttttggttcgtattgcagtTCATGTCCACCTCTACCAAGGACTATGAAGTAGATCTGGCCTCCACGGGTCTGGCAACCAGGTCTACTGGTCTGGCAAGGCTATGGGCAGTAGATGGGGCCTCCAACAGTATGGAAGCCTGGTCTAACTTGCCAGCAGAGCCATGGTGGGTAGACCTGGTCTTTGAGGGTCCAGAGGCTAGGGGTACTGTATGAATCATGGAAGGGAAGGTACATTTAGTCTCCAAGGGATTTGTGGCCAGATGTACTAGGTGGCAAAGGGATGGAAAACCTGACCCTTGTTAGCAGAGGTGGAGGTGAGGGTGGATAGCAGGCGTGAaccccgcagctgctgtgcctgccaACTTGCCCAGAGCAGCCCCATTCAGGGCCACACCAGGCAGGCTGGAGGCAGTTTTGCACAGTGAGGGAGAATGGGAGAGGAGACAGCAGCTGGGTGCAGCTATGCCTTCCAACTCGCCCGTGCAGCCCCTGTTCAGGGCCACACCAGGCAGGCTGGAGGAGCATGTTGCATGGTGGGGGAatgaggagagaggaggaggcagctgggcACTGCTGTGCCTGCCAACTTGCCCGGTGCAACCTAGTGCAGGGCCTCACCAGGTGGGCTGGAGGTGTGTTTTGTGTggcggtggggaggggaggggaggaggaggccgagtgCTGCTGCACCTGCCAACCTGCCTCATGTGGCCCCATTTGGGGCCACACCAGGTGGGCTCGAGGTGCGTGTTGCCAGGGGAGGAGGCAGCCAGGTGCTGTTGTGCCTGCCAACCTGCCTGGTGTAGCCCCATTCAGGAGAGCTTGCCTGCCCCTCCAGAGGGAGCTGCAGCAGCCATCCTGCCTCCATGACTCCttccagagaggcaggtgggCTCACTTGGTCATCCTGTTGCCCTGGCTCCTTCTGGAGGGATGGTAGGGCTTACCTGGCTGTCCTGCCACCGGGGTCCCTCCCGATGGGCAGGTGGGCTCACCTGGTCAATTTGTAGCAGCACCTTCTGGAAGCCTCATTGGCCCTgacacactttttatcctcgtgTTTCTGCTCAGGCGCAGCAGGACAATGTGTTCATCATCTCAAACACGCTTTCCCAATTATATAGATTACATTATAGCTTTTGTCTTCACAATCATTAATTTGAATACTTCATGCACCTCTTTGTTCCTCAGGCTGTAGATGAAAGGGTTCAGAAATGGTGTCACTGTGCAATAAAAGACAGACACTACTTTGTCTGAATCACGGATGTCCCTCACCGAAGGCCTAATATACATATACATGACTGAACCATAATATATGGATACAACAATAAGATGAGCACTACATGTGGAGAATGCTTTATATCTTCCTCTGGAGGATGGCATCCTCAATATAGTAACAATAATGTTAACATAAGACACCACTATCAATGAGACACAACTCAGCACCATTGAACAAGTGAACAAAAAAAAGGATAATTCAGTGAATGACTTGTTCCCACATGGAAGGGTCAGCACCGGAGCTAGATCACAGAAAAAATGGTTGATTCTGTTGgatccacaaaatggcagcctacAAAGCATTATCGTTGGAGGTAAGGGTGCCAGCAACCCTCCAACCCAGCACCCAAGAGACAAATTTCTGCAAGTTCTAGAATTCATTAAAGTGGTATAGTTAAGAGGTTTACAGATGGCTAAGTAGCGGTCATAAGCCATGAGTACCAGCAGGAAGTTCTCAGTCAACCCCAggaagaggttgaagtaaagctgTGTGAAGCAGCCTGCAATGCTGATcacctttttctcttttaagaagtCCACTAGCATCTTGGGAGTTGTGTTGGTTATATGTCCAATCTCAATCAAGGCCAAGTGGCTAAGGAATAAGTACATGGGCGTGTGGAGTTGCTGGTGGAGCTGgacaatgatgatgataataaagtTTCCAGCTATGGTCAATACGTAGGCCAGGAGAAAGAGAGTGagaagaaaaatctgaattccTGGAGTGTTAGAGAAACCAACGAGGATGAATTCATGTACAGAAGATTGGTTTTCTGATAACATTCCTGTACTTTAGGAagttaaaaaagaaacagaacatgAGAGATTGATAAGTATTCGTTACTAATTTCTTTTTTCTATAGATGTAATTTAGCTTTTCTTAGAAGCATCATAAATACTAGTTCTGAACAGAAAAATTATCACAGCAACAATATCCAGTAACTTAGAATTTTCACCATAATGCTGAAATGCAACAATAACAAATTTACTGAGTAAGTGAagaaaatgatgcagaaactaaaTACATATGCAAGATGCCACCCCAAACtaccaaacaaataaatacaacatCGAACATTAAATCTGATATAATTTGAATTCATGATTTGTATCAGGTTTAATAAATGAAGTAATGTAATATACAAGAAAACAGATACAAAGGTATTGTTTCATTTCATATAGTAGTAGTGAAATGTTGATAAGATAAAGACAATGTCTGCATCTACTTCCATAAGTCACAACTGGAAGAAGTCCATGGATTAGATTGAATAAAACCagattttctgctggtgaaaaattgAGGTGTGTCCTCTTTGATCACCAAAAAGCTGTGCTGAAGAACATGGGATGTTTATGGGCAAACATTATTTGTTGAACTGAGGAGAAGAACTGGGTAAAATtgactggagaaactggctggttCCAACCCACTGCTGATCAAACTATCTTAATGGCGTGACAAAtctgtcagtttggtgtaatggttaagagtgcgggactctaatctggagagccaggtttgattccccactcctccacttgaagccagctgggtgaccttgggctagtcatagttctctggagctctctcagcctcctccacctcacagggtgattgttttgggattaataatagcatactttgtaaaccactctgagtgggcattaagttgtcctgaagggcggtatataaatcaaatgtcgtcgTCGTCATTGTCATCATATCTTAGAGAATGGCATGATTACAGAGGACAAATGATAATAACTAATGAATAACAATGGCAGgagtgattgaatagggtggggtatgctgAGGGTTAGTGGgtatggagaaattagcattggtaatgagacaggaaatctgtctctattcagtccaggtggatacattggccatttccacacacgttgaataatgcactttcaatgcactttcgtaatcctttagaagtggattttttgttccacacatggaaaatcagtttcaaatgttcactaaagagtattgaaagtggattatccaacgtgtgtggaaatggccattgtcttgagcttcattatcagttgcaattcagcaatctTTCTAATCTcactttgaaattcctctgcaagaTAActactacttttaggtcagcaactgaatgtcctggaaggttaaaatgttcctccacttccaagatataaagacagatgaaCTCTCATTCTAGCTTTATCTTAAGacgtgagctatgactcatgaaagctcagaccctgccacaaattttgttagacttatagatgctactggactcttgctcttttctactgttacagacagactaacatggctacccatcttgacacaTTTCAAGTATTGTTGCAATTAGTGAATATCTAATGCTTTATTAAAGAAGATCTGAAGAGCTGCAAAGTACATTTCCAGACTTCTGAACTAGGAAACACTGCTGAAACTCCATAGGCAGCTTGGTACAAATCTCCCTTTTCTACAATGAAAACTCAATTGAAACCCAATCTAGTTCACCTGTTTTGAATATTATCTTAACCATGAGTTAGTCAAACAATGAATATATAAATTATGGCTTAATATAGTACAAAGCTGATTGAATGGGTTGCATACAGCCAGCTTTTATGCCTTGTCACTCCCAATTCTTCTCTATACTACAACTCTTGTTTCAAATGGCTTTTGGACATGCAGATCTGATAATTATCAGCACAGCCTTTCTTCCTTTTTGATCAACAGAAAAGCTTGTTGGATccaacctgctgctgctgctgctgctactactacatATATCATTACTACCCAACTTTAAATCAAATGTATGTTACTGAATttgatttatctgtttatttatacAGTGCATCACACAATTTGTCACATTTAAGGGTAACTAGAAGTCTCTCTATATGATACTttttacacaaggacgctcaagtgaagggaaacaCGTTTGTTGGAAGGCATAGTTTAAAGccgaaagctttgtcaatttcccctctccacaggagggCAGTTTGAAAAGACAGGGCCCAACTGCTCCtcaaaggatttgttaatttcatcaaattaacaaaccctctgaggagcatctctgcctgcagtctttttaaactactctcttGTAGAgcggggaaattgacagagtcttccattctgtctttttaaactacacatcctgactaacattgcatctcctttcacttAAACATCCTAGTGTAAGAagtatcatgtagagagactctaagaaagAGAACTTCTGCATGGACAGATTTGTTGGGATACTTGGACCACTGATGTTCCAGAGTTTACCCCTTCCAAAGTGACTCAtgtctcccccattttatccttataacaaccctgtgaggtaggttaggctgagagagagtgattgtctCAAAGTCCAatagtgaacttccatggcagagtgtgggttcaaa encodes the following:
- the LOC129338230 gene encoding olfactory receptor 6N1-like → MLSENQSSVHEFILVGFSNTPGIQIFLLTLFLLAYVLTIAGNFIIIIIVQLHQQLHTPMYLFLSHLALIEIGHITNTTPKMLVDFLKEKKVISIAGCFTQLYFNLFLGLTENFLLVLMAYDRYLAICKPLNYTTLMNSRTCRNLSLGCWVGGLLAPLPPTIMLCRLPFCGSNRINHFFCDLAPVLTLPCGNKSFTELSFFLFTCSMVLSCVSLIVVSYVNIIVTILRMPSSRGRYKAFSTCSAHLIVVSIYYGSVMYMYIRPSVRDIRDSDKVVSVFYCTVTPFLNPFIYSLRNKEVHEVFKLMIVKTKAIM